A genomic region of Choristoneura fumiferana chromosome 15, NRCan_CFum_1, whole genome shotgun sequence contains the following coding sequences:
- the PIG-B gene encoding phosphatidylinositol glycan anchor biosynthesis class B, with amino-acid sequence MALPFNAKGLRPSQVVLAILFVRILSVFLVQTWYVPDEYWQTLEVAHKQAFGYGVLTWEWQKGIRSYLYPSVVAALYTILKFTGLDYPEAVVFLPRILQALVSTAADYSFYKWTGGRKWSLFLILTSWFWFYTSGRTLLQSVETALVAIALSKFPFKDGRDSYYTENSTWIWLACVSVFLRPTSAALWAVLCAYNILTTNQGRLQLVGLTILPIGLVSAGALIALDSYFYGRLIVTPWEFFRFNILHDVASFYGKHPWHWYLTQGLPAVLGVNLVPVLWAAYSVARRPRDNRTGVLLLAMVALHLALYSFVPHKEFRFVLPLLPILLYLAQDVIVPWSRKAKKWQLYLVAGAILLGNAVPALYFGTVHQSGTLKVMPLLREALPNNRSSILFMMPCHSTPLYSHLHVNITTRYLNCDPPIGKVGESYEAEAFFHNPQRWWRTEYASRQPPTFVVMFDVLKGRVESLLAGYRQIYELPHTQFPEGEVSEKVLVFQKNDRPKPTDEAV; translated from the exons ATGGCACTGCCGTTCAATGCTAAGGGGCTGAGGCCATCGCAAGTGGTGCTAGCTATACTTTTCGTGAGGATCCTGTCTGTGTTCCTGGTGCAAACTTGGTATGTGCCAGATGAGTACTGGCAGACTTTGGAAGTGGCTCATAAGCAAGCCTTCGGTTATGGAGTCCTGACTTGGGAATGGCAGAAGGGAATAAGGAGCTACTTGTATCCGAGTGTTGTGGCAGCATTGTATACCATCCTGAAGTTTACGGGATTGGATTATCCTGAAGCTGTG GTCTTCCTGCCCCGCATACTCCAAGCCCTGGTCAGCACCGCAGCAGACTACAGCTTCTACAAATGGACGGGTGGACGCAAGTGGTCTCTGTTCCTGATTCTGACATCCTGGTTCTGGTTCTACACATCCGGACGTACACTGCTCCAGAGTGTGGAGACAGCGTTGGTCGCTATAGCTCTGTCAAAGTTCCCGTTTAAGGATGGACGGGATAGCTATTACACAG AGAACAGCACCTGGATCTGGCTAGCCTGCGTCAGCGTGTTCCTGCGGCCCACTTCTGCGGCCCTCTGGGCTGTGCTGTGTGCATACAATATACTGACGACCAATCAGGGACGACTACAGCTGGTCGGCCTCACCATTTTGCCCATCGG ATTGGTGTCTGCTGGTGCTCTGATAGCCCTGGACTCTTACTTCTATGGCAGACTGATCGTGACACCCTGGGAATTTTTCCGGTTCAACATTCTCCATGACGTCGCGTCCTTCTACGGCAAACATCCTTG GCACTGGTACTTGACGCAAGGCCTACCCGCGGTGCTGGGCGTGAACCTGGTCCCCGTGCTGTGGGCGGCCTATTCGGTCGCGCGGCGTCCCCGCGACAACAGGACCGGCGTGCTTCTGCTAGCTATGGTCGCCTTGCACCTCGCACTCTACAG CTTCGTCCCTCACAAGGAGTTCAGATTTGTCCTCCCGCTGTTGCCGATCTTGCTGTATTTAGCCCAAGACGTCATCGTACCGTGGAGTAGGAAAGCCAAGAA ATGGCAGCTCTACTTGGTGGCGGGCGCCATATTGTTGGGTAACGCGGTGCCAGCGCTGTACTTCGGCACGGTACACCAGAGCGGCACGCTCAAGGTGATGCCGCTGCTAAGAGAAGCCTTGCCCAACAACCGCTCCTCCATTCTCTTCATGATGCCTTGCCACTCCACGCCGCTTTACAG CCACCTCCATGTAAACATCACAACCCGCTACCTCAACTGCGACCCTCCCATCGGCAAGGTCGGCGAGTCCTACGAGGCCGAAGCGTTCTTCCACAACCCGCAGCGTTGGTGGCGTACCGAGTATGCCAGCCGGCAGCCGCCCACCTTTGTGGTGATGTTTGATGTACTCAAGGGCAGGGTGGAGAGCTTGCTCGCCGGGTATCGACAGATTTATGAGTTGCCGCACACGCAG TTCCCCGAAGGCGAAGTGAGCGAGAAAGTGCTAGTTTTCCAGAAGAATGACAGGCCGAAGCCAACCGACGAGGCTGTTTAA
- the Cep97 gene encoding centrosomal protein 97kDa, producing MGESINDTLDLSRRGLKKIEKAPEDTKLIINLIFDQNELQRLDNIDTYSRVENLSICNNFLLRMHGVSRLTNLRSLALSNNGILQIEGLKDLIYLKVLKLAGNNIKSVEHLNHNMHLEHLDLSNNQIAFIADISYLKSLKHLNLERNRITDLRQCDRYLPPSLEHLGLAHNNIQDLNEVSHLVHLSKLDSFTVQGNPCVAMAGKDKLGFDYRPFVLNWIMSVKSIDGFVVSAIESLKAEWLYSQGKGRHYHSGQHQELCEYLASTCPLTADALDTEDQRKLRLILSKAQHHQQQLKDQNHSPVKARIHSPRMQSRITARHMGRSPDRLTSSYHAALSKTSSPSHPMSLSYSEVSPAMSQSFDSPGLFEKIKEKEKEKDPPPKPVNQSLEAASKMVPVPESLMSPDYQDPMYDIQRTIPKPTNNSIHTISNTSSSNSSIHEDKPHRQITQPKTINNNMKSSPKLPKSATSSPKMKSKAEQQRKGSLKLESKVNGVSKDEIDQDKLEIIKLASNQRRQKKMSVESMAAVTIQKMWRGYRSRNLNKDTLRILHAIQAARARQHIQRLTCDMEATKAALESERKIQQLQMQAINALWKKVSTLQAADTYKPDGDALRQLTETCCSLQTQVVELQGCMQQVLRCVSSRAAAPVATQTDIVAVNTPQEERCGWLKRPQSLSLSAASAPAPAPAPVPAPPEPASPQQEQTKTKTASSETEGIEIERTESLIEDESSDHQEREERQYREIIVD from the exons ATGG GCGAGTCTATTAACGATACATTGGATCTATCGAGGCGTGGGTTGAAGAAAATAGAGAAAGCGCCAGAGGATACGAAACTGATTATAAATTTAATCTTCGACCAGAATGAGCTGCAGCGGCTTGACAATATTGACACATATAGCCGCGTCGAGAAT cTGTCCATATGCAACAACTTCTTGCTCCGAATGCACGGAGTGTCCCGGCTCACCAACTTGCGTTCCCTGGCGCTCAGTAACAATGGCATCCTGCAGATAGAGGGGCTGAAGGATTTAATATATCTCAAAGTGTTAAAGTTGGCTG GCAATAATATAAAATCGGTAGAACATCTGAACCACAACATGCATCTTGAGCATTTGGATTTGTCTAACAACCAAATTGCTTTCATTGCCGATATCAGCTACTTGAAGAGCTTAAAG CATTTAAACTTAGAACGCAACCGTATAACGGACCTCAGGCAATGCGACCGCTACCTGCCTCCGAGTCTTGAGCACTTGGGCCTCGCTCACAACAATATACAAGATTTAAACGAAGTCAGTCACCTCGTGCACCTGAGCAAACTGGACAGCTTCACGGTGCAAGGGAACCCTTGCGTGGCCATGGCTGGGAAGGACAAGCT AGGTTTCGACTACCGCCCGTTTGTTTTAAACTGGATAATGAGTGTCAAGTCAATAGATGGGTTCGTCGTCAGTGCGATAGAGAG TCTTAAAGCAGAATGGCTGTACAGTCAAGGCAAGGGTCGGCACTACCACTCGGGGCAGCACCAGGAGTTGTGCGAATACCTCGCCTCCACCTGCCCTCTGACGGCTGACGCCCTGGATACTGAGGACCAGAGGAAACTGCGCCTCATACTTAGCAAG GCCCAGCATCATCAACAGCAGCTGAAAGACCAAAACCATAGTCCAGTCAAAGCCAGGATACATTCGCCGCGGATGCAAT CCCGCATCACCGCACGGCACATGGGTCGTTCCCCCGACCGGCTGACATCCAGTTACCACGCCGCTTTATCCAAGACCAGTTCGCCTTCACACCCGATGTCCCTCTCATACTCGGAGGTATCTCCCGCCATGAGCCAGAGCTTTGACTCCCCCGGGCTGTTCGAGAAGATTAAAGAAAAGGAGAAAGAGAAAG ACCCACCTCCCAAACCTGTCAACCAGTCTCTAGAAGCCGCATCAAAAATGGTGCCAGTACCAGAATCCCTCATGAGTCCAGATTACCAGGACCCCATGTACGACATACAAAGAACCATACCAAAACCAACCAACAACTCCATCCACACCATTTCAAACACTTCTTCAAGCAACAGCAGCATCCACGAAGATAAACCACACAGACAAATAACACAGCCGAAAACAATCAACAACAATATGAAGAGCTCGCCGAAACTACCAAAAAGCGCAACCTCCTCCCCCAAAATGAAATCCAAAGCAGAACAACAAAGAAAAGGTAGTTTGAAGCTAGAATCAAAAGTGAATGGAGTGTCTAAAGATGAGATAGATCAAGATAAACTTGAGATTATAAAACTGGCTTCGAATCAAAGACGGCAGAAGAAGATGAGTGTGGAATCAATGGCTGCTGTGACCATACAGAAAATGTGGAGGGGGTATCGGAGTAGGAACTTGAATAAGGACACGCTGAGGATCCTGCATGCTATACAGGCGGCGAGAGCCAGGCAGCATATACA ACGGCTAACATGCGATATGGAGGCTACCAAAGCGGCCTTGGAGAGCGAACGCAAAATACAGCAACTACAAATGCAGGCGATAAACGCTCTGTGGAAGAAAGTGTCCACGCTGCAAGCTGCGGACACTTACAAGCCGGACGGCGACGCATTGAGACAGCTCACTGAGACTTGCTGTAGTCTACAGACGCAG GTGGTTGAACTACAGGGCTGCATGCAGCAGGTGCTCCGCTGTGTGTCgtcccgcgccgccgcccccgtCGCCACCCAAACTGACATAGTTGCCGTCAACACACCGCAG GAGGAGCGGTGTGGATGGCTCAAGCGGCCGCAGTCGCTGTCGCTGTCCGCCGCTTCCgctcccgcgcccgcgcccgcccccgTGCCCGCTCCGCCCGAGCCCGCCTCGCCGCAACAAGAGCAAAC AAAAACTAAGACAGCGTCTAGTGAAACAGAAGGTATAGAGATAGAGAGAACCGAGTCCCTCATAGAGGACGAGTCCTCGGACCATCAGGAGAGGGAAGAGAGGCAGTACAGAGAGATCATCGTTGACTGA